One Coriobacteriia bacterium DNA window includes the following coding sequences:
- a CDS encoding TrkH family potassium uptake protein gives MIIPMVTALVMREYSAFFDFVIGCALSMVIGLGAQALFRTDKDLNWGEGLVVSAGSWIWAVMLAAVPYWLSGHYKSFLDACFDTMSGFTTTGLLLVQDLDHVSYALNMWRHLITYAGGQGIVVIALTFLFKGTAGAYKMYVGEGKDERLLPNVIQTARAIWLVSIVYLGVGTLVLSLVNMFLGIAPVRAFFMAMWAFMGEWSTGGFAAMSYNTFYYHSLIQEVVTIVIMVAGSMNFALHWAIWTGKRKEIYKNIEIQSFTTGIIVFSVLAMVGLMRAGVYPNAMALARKTLYTIISGATTTGVSIVYARAFVTQWGPIGLVAITLAMMIGASACSTGGGIKGIRVGIMFKSFVQDVKQTVMPENAIMRTKYHHIKDSNLTDELIKGTSTIVLMFLVTYLFAAVLGLLCGYDFLQALFEGVSAVSNTGLSCGITSPSMPEVMKVGYIVFMWVGRLEFVSVFAVGAHLIAVFKGK, from the coding sequence ATGATTATTCCCATGGTCACCGCGTTGGTGATGCGAGAGTATAGCGCATTTTTCGACTTCGTCATAGGTTGCGCCCTCAGCATGGTCATCGGCCTCGGCGCGCAAGCACTCTTTCGTACCGATAAGGACCTGAACTGGGGCGAGGGACTCGTTGTTTCGGCGGGGTCGTGGATTTGGGCGGTCATGCTGGCCGCAGTGCCGTACTGGTTGTCGGGGCACTACAAGAGTTTCTTGGATGCTTGTTTCGATACGATGAGCGGTTTTACCACGACGGGGCTTCTGCTCGTGCAAGATCTCGATCATGTGAGTTATGCGCTGAACATGTGGCGGCATCTCATCACGTACGCCGGGGGTCAAGGAATCGTCGTCATCGCATTGACATTCTTGTTCAAGGGCACCGCGGGCGCGTATAAAATGTATGTCGGCGAAGGTAAAGATGAACGGCTCCTCCCCAACGTCATTCAAACGGCTCGTGCGATATGGCTTGTTTCAATCGTCTACCTCGGCGTCGGAACACTTGTGCTTTCCCTCGTGAATATGTTTTTGGGGATTGCACCGGTTCGGGCATTTTTCATGGCAATGTGGGCGTTCATGGGCGAGTGGTCGACCGGCGGCTTCGCCGCGATGTCGTACAACACTTTCTACTATCATTCGCTCATTCAGGAAGTGGTTACCATAGTCATCATGGTCGCCGGTTCGATGAACTTCGCTTTGCACTGGGCGATATGGACCGGGAAGCGTAAGGAAATATATAAGAATATTGAAATTCAGAGCTTTACCACGGGGATAATCGTATTTTCCGTCCTTGCAATGGTCGGACTTATGCGCGCGGGAGTCTATCCGAATGCAATGGCATTGGCTCGAAAAACGCTGTATACGATTATTTCGGGTGCTACGACAACCGGTGTATCAATTGTGTATGCGCGTGCATTTGTCACACAGTGGGGGCCGATAGGTCTTGTGGCAATCACGCTTGCCATGATGATCGGCGCCTCGGCGTGCTCTACGGGCGGAGGAATCAAAGGCATTCGAGTCGGCATAATGTTCAAATCTTTCGTGCAGGACGTCAAGCAGACGGTTATGCCGGAAAATGCGATTATGCGTACGAAATATCATCACATCAAGGATAGCAATCTTACCGATGAGCTTATCAAAGGGACCAGTACGATTGTTTTGATGTTTCTCGTCACCTATCTATTCGCGGCGGTACTCGGTCTTTTGTGCGGCTATGATTTCTTACAAGCGTTGTTCGAAGGGGTGTCGGCTGTCTCGAACACCGGTTTGAGTTGCGGGATCACTTCTCCGTCGATGCCCGAGGTCATGAAAGTCGGCTACATCGTCTTCATGTGGGTCGGACGTTTGGAATTCGTCAGTGTCTTTGCGGTGGGAGCTCATCTCATCGCTGTATTCAAAGGAAAATAA
- a CDS encoding peptidoglycan DD-metalloendopeptidase family protein, with translation MFKPTMQAFRTKIFSERTGLSYRRLIVYTIFVSVFFAAISTGPFASAAYGAYGARSLTIVREFGALYGVENKQHSGMDVRTEVGETILSPVPGVVSFVGRVPGSVAGLGIVAVTVKTQEGHLVTLSPLAGTGVEAGDVLSKGDTVGVVAAAGDPSSSSTHVHISMRVAGKYVDPASLVSAVLSRETVKSASDDEAPAQVKVTESASAVAPAFGHVEAAAAGVPQVKSNGTVPSTESQVELSAHMSSDALSSVMDSHGEVSVAHAILLEEEKAGVTASALLGAAGPKSVDSVKVIRVHDGIMVPSLSTGQLAVCIFLIGLSLTFAGVRVVKVIDEKFDLIGKFERLAVRAHR, from the coding sequence ATGTTCAAACCGACTATGCAGGCATTCAGGACAAAAATTTTCTCAGAGCGAACAGGGCTGTCGTATCGCCGTCTCATCGTCTATACGATTTTCGTGTCGGTGTTTTTCGCTGCAATATCGACAGGTCCGTTCGCCTCCGCGGCATACGGAGCATACGGGGCTCGATCATTGACGATTGTTCGGGAGTTCGGCGCTCTTTACGGTGTCGAGAACAAACAACATTCGGGCATGGATGTCAGGACCGAGGTCGGGGAGACGATTCTTTCTCCCGTGCCGGGAGTCGTGTCTTTCGTCGGGCGGGTGCCGGGGTCGGTGGCCGGGCTCGGCATCGTGGCAGTTACCGTCAAAACGCAAGAGGGACATCTCGTCACTTTGAGTCCTCTTGCCGGTACCGGAGTCGAGGCCGGCGATGTGTTGTCGAAAGGCGATACCGTCGGCGTGGTGGCGGCGGCCGGCGATCCTTCATCTTCGAGTACCCATGTGCATATCAGCATGCGCGTGGCAGGCAAGTATGTCGATCCTGCGAGTCTCGTCTCGGCGGTTTTGTCCCGTGAAACGGTGAAAAGTGCCTCCGACGACGAAGCGCCGGCGCAGGTGAAAGTCACGGAGAGCGCGAGCGCAGTTGCACCAGCGTTCGGCCATGTCGAGGCGGCCGCTGCCGGTGTGCCGCAAGTTAAGTCAAACGGTACGGTACCATCGACGGAATCGCAAGTCGAACTGAGCGCGCATATGTCAAGCGATGCTCTGTCGAGTGTTATGGATTCTCACGGAGAAGTGTCCGTGGCGCACGCTATACTCCTCGAAGAGGAAAAGGCCGGCGTCACAGCATCTGCGCTTCTCGGTGCAGCAGGGCCGAAAAGTGTCGATTCGGTAAAGGTGATACGTGTTCACGATGGCATCATGGTTCCATCGCTGTCCACCGGGCAGCTGGCGGTTTGTATTTTTCTCATCGGTCTCTCTCTGACCTTCGCGGGGGTTCGGGTCGTTAAAGTGATTGACGAAAAGTTCGATCTCATCGGTAAGTTTGAGCGCCTTGCAGTACGGGCTCACCGATGA
- a CDS encoding 30S ribosomal protein S6 — translation MKAYELLLMLKPNLDDEARAAFNERAQALVVANGGVLDNADDWGKRKLAYEIDKFTDAYYTLVEFHNEPTEIAEIDRVLRISDAVVRFMIVRRDDKK, via the coding sequence GTGAAGGCCTATGAATTATTGCTTATGCTCAAACCTAACCTCGACGACGAGGCGCGTGCCGCTTTTAATGAGCGTGCACAGGCGCTGGTAGTTGCAAACGGTGGAGTTTTGGATAATGCCGACGATTGGGGCAAGCGCAAGCTTGCTTATGAAATCGACAAATTCACCGATGCGTACTACACATTGGTCGAGTTCCACAACGAACCAACCGAGATTGCCGAGATAGACCGCGTACTGCGAATTTCTGACGCAGTAGTTCGTTTCATGATCGTGCGTCGTGACGACAAGAAATAG
- the ssb gene encoding single-stranded DNA-binding protein translates to MSINKVVVSGNLTRDPELRMAGTTPVLQMGIAVNDRKKNNETGTWEDVPNFFDVVVWGARGESLSRFLTKGTKIVVSGRLRWSSWQTKEGDKRSKVEIVADDVEFMTPRNADSDGGSARYSAPASPAPSADVLSQDIPF, encoded by the coding sequence ATGAGTATCAATAAAGTGGTAGTCAGCGGAAATCTTACCCGCGATCCCGAACTGCGCATGGCGGGCACCACGCCTGTTTTGCAGATGGGGATTGCAGTAAACGATCGCAAAAAGAACAATGAGACCGGAACTTGGGAAGATGTTCCCAATTTCTTCGACGTCGTTGTTTGGGGCGCTCGCGGTGAGTCGCTTTCTCGTTTTCTCACAAAAGGAACCAAAATAGTTGTTTCCGGACGTTTGCGCTGGAGTTCATGGCAGACGAAAGAGGGCGATAAGCGCAGCAAAGTCGAGATTGTCGCAGACGATGTCGAGTTTATGACTCCGCGTAATGCAGATTCCGACGGCGGAAGCGCACGTTATAGCGCACCGGCATCGCCTGCACCGAGCGCAGATGTTCTCTCACAAGATATTCCATTTTAG
- a CDS encoding 30S ribosomal protein S18 translates to MSAAEFNRKPRRKYCQFCKDHTEYIDYKDTQMLRKFMTDRGKIKPRRVTGTCTQHQHELAMAIKRSREMALVPYTVSVISGRVGRGR, encoded by the coding sequence ATGTCAGCAGCAGAGTTTAACCGTAAACCACGTCGTAAGTATTGTCAGTTCTGCAAAGATCACACTGAGTACATCGACTACAAAGACACGCAGATGCTTCGCAAATTCATGACGGATCGTGGCAAAATCAAGCCACGTCGCGTTACCGGTACTTGCACGCAACATCAGCATGAGCTTGCTATGGCAATTAAGCGCTCGCGTGAAATGGCGCTTGTTCCCTACACTGTATCTGTAATCAGCGGCCGCGTCGGTCGCGGTAGATAA
- a CDS encoding 50S ribosomal protein L9 — protein sequence MKVILTQELKGRGGEGDVIDVARGFAVNYLLPRGIAISATPGNMKQLEHRMHNITKRETGRLTGASSYASNLDGKTVVIAAKVGDEGRLFGSITAQMIAAAIAEQFGVEVDRRKIETHGHIKELGDHDAEISVYRDIKAQIVVSVVSEAAVKVAEVAADEAIAEAVVEGASDVAVEVEVTVDETTNEVVEVETVVVEEN from the coding sequence ATGAAGGTCATTTTGACACAAGAGCTCAAGGGCCGCGGAGGCGAGGGTGACGTCATTGATGTCGCTCGCGGATTCGCAGTTAACTATCTGCTTCCTCGCGGGATTGCTATTTCGGCAACTCCAGGTAACATGAAGCAGCTTGAGCACCGTATGCACAATATTACGAAGCGTGAAACCGGACGTTTAACCGGTGCGAGTTCCTATGCATCGAATCTCGACGGTAAGACCGTTGTAATCGCGGCAAAAGTCGGAGATGAAGGACGCTTGTTCGGTTCGATAACCGCTCAGATGATTGCAGCTGCAATCGCCGAGCAATTCGGAGTCGAAGTCGATCGTCGAAAAATCGAAACCCACGGGCATATTAAGGAACTCGGTGATCATGATGCCGAGATTTCGGTATATCGTGACATCAAGGCCCAAATCGTCGTGAGCGTCGTATCCGAGGCGGCCGTAAAAGTCGCCGAAGTCGCTGCCGATGAGGCCATCGCCGAGGCGGTTGTCGAAGGTGCAAGCGACGTTGCCGTCGAAGTCGAAGTAACCGTAGATGAAACCACGAATGAGGTTGTCGAAGTCGAGACAGTCGTCGTCGAGGAGAACTAG
- the dnaB gene encoding replicative DNA helicase: MPENNRKTFGGRIPPHNIEAEQALLGAMLLSSEIQTEVSGLLTSDDFYRPAHSTIFSAMQDLLSSNVNFDHLSLADKLASQKKLEAIGGQVYLLELLGATPTTAFWETYVEIISRLSTYRKLITAGSQIVSLAYDAPDDIAESVGTSEKAIFDVTQTRIKNDFRTLNSQLMPAMERLEELVENKGAVVGVPTGFKDLDRLTSGFRGGDLVIIAARPAVGKTALALNMAVGAARAGVQVAVFSLEMGIEDLTQRILCSEALVNLSSVRSGNLPDSQWEGIVSAMDKLSGFNISIDDSPALNITELRAKARRQFKGIDGREKKGLIVVDYLQLMQPSRRNSESRQVEIAEISRGLKILAKDLGVPIIALSQLSRAVESRKGMRPQLSDLRESGAIEQDADIVMFIDRNTDPDREDPDRTLERGEAHLIVAKHRNGSTGTVKLIFRDMYTKFLSAASSHAAGGGE; this comes from the coding sequence ATGCCGGAAAATAATAGGAAGACATTCGGAGGGCGTATTCCTCCGCATAATATCGAGGCCGAGCAGGCATTGCTCGGGGCCATGTTGCTTTCGTCGGAGATTCAAACTGAAGTTTCCGGGCTTCTGACCTCGGATGATTTTTACAGACCGGCACATAGTACGATTTTTTCCGCAATGCAGGATTTGCTTTCGAGTAACGTGAACTTCGACCATCTTTCACTGGCCGATAAGCTTGCAAGTCAAAAGAAGCTTGAAGCGATCGGCGGGCAGGTGTACTTGCTTGAACTTTTAGGCGCCACGCCGACGACCGCATTCTGGGAAACGTACGTCGAGATCATCTCGAGGTTATCCACATATCGTAAGTTAATCACCGCCGGTTCGCAGATCGTATCTCTTGCATACGATGCCCCCGACGATATTGCCGAGTCGGTCGGAACTTCGGAAAAAGCGATTTTCGATGTTACCCAGACGCGTATCAAAAATGATTTCCGGACGCTTAATTCACAACTCATGCCGGCAATGGAACGGCTTGAAGAACTGGTGGAAAATAAAGGGGCCGTCGTCGGTGTGCCGACGGGCTTCAAAGATCTCGATCGTCTCACATCGGGATTTCGCGGTGGTGATCTTGTGATAATTGCGGCACGACCGGCAGTCGGAAAAACGGCGCTTGCGCTCAACATGGCCGTCGGGGCTGCACGGGCCGGAGTCCAAGTTGCCGTGTTCTCGCTCGAAATGGGAATCGAAGATCTCACCCAACGTATTCTGTGTTCCGAAGCTCTTGTCAATCTCTCGAGTGTTCGCTCGGGGAACCTGCCCGACTCCCAGTGGGAGGGGATTGTCAGCGCGATGGATAAACTGTCGGGATTTAACATTTCCATCGATGACTCGCCGGCGCTCAATATCACGGAGCTTCGCGCCAAGGCGCGTCGCCAGTTCAAGGGTATCGACGGAAGAGAGAAAAAAGGTCTCATCGTCGTCGACTATCTGCAATTGATGCAGCCGTCGCGTCGTAACTCCGAATCTCGACAAGTCGAAATCGCAGAAATCTCCCGAGGCTTGAAAATCCTTGCGAAAGATCTCGGAGTTCCCATCATCGCTCTTTCGCAGCTTTCCCGTGCGGTCGAATCCCGTAAAGGCATGCGACCGCAACTGTCCGACCTTCGTGAATCAGGTGCCATCGAGCAAGACGCCGATATCGTCATGTTCATCGATCGCAACACCGATCCCGATCGCGAAGACCCGGATAGGACGCTTGAGAGGGGCGAAGCGCACCTAATTGTTGCCAAACATCGTAACGGTAGCACCGGAACCGTTAAATTAATCTTCAGAGATATGTATACTAAGTTCTTGTCCGCGGCGTCGAGCCATGCCGCCGGGGGCGGAGAGTGA
- a CDS encoding adenylosuccinate synthase, with protein MSGVVLVGAQWGDEGKGKITDLISDRFGYVVRYQGGNNAGHTVVVDGQTLELHLVPSGIMYPNITPIIANGCVIDPKVLLDEMDMVESKGLSTRRLLISANAHLIMPYHRDLDGASERRLGKNEIGTTHRGIGPAYQDKASRMGIRMQDLFDRSIFREKLEAALVEKNEILEKIYGLPTYTVDEIAEEYLGYAERLKPFITEISSLLNKALDNGEEVLFEGAQGTLLDIDHGTYPFVTSSNSTAGGATTGSGVGPTKIDRVLGIAKAYITRVGSGPFPTELYDEDGDTLISVGHEFGVTTGRKRRAGWYDAVIVRYAVEVNGLTDLILTKLDVLSEFEMIKVCVAYEHLGKIYKTVPGHQSAFHHAKPVYEEVPGWKCDITGCRTFEELPEAAKNYVNFIEELAGVPVSMIAVGPSREQTIMRHWPDRP; from the coding sequence ATGTCAGGAGTCGTACTCGTCGGTGCTCAGTGGGGCGATGAAGGGAAGGGCAAAATAACCGATTTGATTTCAGATCGGTTCGGTTATGTCGTTCGCTATCAAGGGGGAAACAACGCCGGTCACACGGTCGTGGTGGATGGACAGACGCTCGAACTCCATCTTGTTCCGAGCGGAATCATGTATCCCAATATCACACCGATCATAGCCAACGGCTGTGTAATCGATCCCAAGGTTCTTCTCGATGAAATGGATATGGTCGAATCGAAAGGGCTCTCTACGCGACGCCTACTCATTTCGGCCAACGCGCACCTCATCATGCCCTATCATCGCGATCTCGACGGAGCCAGCGAGCGACGTCTCGGAAAGAATGAAATAGGAACGACGCATCGGGGAATCGGACCTGCGTATCAAGACAAAGCATCCCGAATGGGTATCCGTATGCAAGATCTTTTCGATCGATCGATTTTCCGTGAAAAACTCGAGGCAGCGCTCGTTGAAAAAAATGAGATTCTCGAGAAAATCTACGGCCTCCCGACCTATACGGTCGATGAAATCGCAGAGGAATACCTTGGATATGCGGAGCGTCTCAAGCCCTTCATCACAGAGATAAGCTCTTTGCTCAACAAGGCTCTCGATAACGGGGAAGAGGTTTTGTTCGAGGGAGCGCAAGGCACTCTGCTCGATATCGATCACGGCACCTATCCGTTTGTGACGTCGTCGAACTCGACCGCGGGGGGAGCGACGACTGGTTCAGGCGTCGGGCCTACGAAAATCGATCGAGTTCTTGGCATCGCGAAAGCCTATATCACGAGAGTCGGTTCGGGACCGTTTCCGACCGAACTTTATGACGAGGACGGCGATACGCTGATTTCCGTGGGACATGAATTCGGCGTAACCACGGGACGCAAACGGCGTGCGGGATGGTACGATGCGGTTATCGTTCGTTACGCGGTCGAAGTCAACGGCTTGACGGATTTGATTTTGACGAAGCTCGATGTGCTCTCTGAGTTTGAAATGATCAAGGTCTGCGTGGCGTATGAACATCTTGGAAAAATTTACAAAACCGTTCCCGGTCATCAATCGGCGTTTCACCACGCGAAACCCGTTTACGAAGAGGTCCCCGGCTGGAAGTGCGATATCACGGGCTGTAGAACATTCGAGGAATTGCCCGAAGCCGCAAAAAATTATGTGAACTTCATTGAGGAGCTCGCTGGCGTGCCGGTATCGATGATTGCCGTCGGACCGAGTCGCGAGCAGACGATTATGCGCCATTGGCCCGATCGCCCTTAG
- the purD gene encoding phosphoribosylamine--glycine ligase, translating into MNILVIGAGGREHAIVRYLAESELSTLIYVAPGNGGTASEPKTVNVEIDGENPEQVVDFAREHTIGLVVIGPEAPLVAGVADAVRAAGILAFGPGASGARLEGSKAFSKDFMVRHHIPTAAYHVFTSHESEKAFETLEKMGAPIVIKADGLAGGKGVTVAEDIETARSALEECFDGRFGKAGDTVVLEEYLSGPECSLLAFIEGNTMVPLAPAQDHKRVGEGDTGPNTGGMGVYSPLPLLYRDEYLSMLDMMQRVADALVAEGIDFRGVLYGGFMLTEEGPKVLEFNVRFGDPETQVLLPRLKTDLVEVLLAVASGDLASVNLRWDMLEGVSVVMASKGYPASIEKGFEITGIDCAEEIEDVSVFQAGTAVDAKGRLVTSGGRVLNVTALAPSFEEAIDKVYRAVKEITFDGAFYRRDIGQKALTPRKEL; encoded by the coding sequence ATGAACATTTTGGTTATCGGCGCCGGCGGACGTGAGCATGCAATCGTGCGTTATCTCGCCGAATCCGAGCTCAGCACGCTCATTTATGTCGCCCCCGGTAACGGTGGGACTGCGAGTGAACCTAAGACGGTCAACGTCGAAATCGACGGGGAAAATCCCGAGCAAGTCGTCGATTTTGCGCGGGAGCATACTATCGGACTCGTGGTAATAGGCCCCGAAGCTCCCTTGGTTGCCGGTGTGGCGGATGCCGTTCGCGCTGCGGGGATTCTCGCCTTCGGACCGGGTGCCAGCGGTGCACGGCTTGAAGGAAGCAAAGCGTTTTCAAAAGATTTCATGGTTCGGCATCACATTCCTACGGCGGCCTATCATGTTTTCACTTCCCATGAGTCGGAAAAAGCGTTCGAGACTCTCGAAAAAATGGGTGCGCCCATTGTCATCAAAGCCGACGGACTCGCCGGTGGGAAAGGCGTGACCGTCGCCGAAGACATCGAGACTGCACGAAGTGCTCTCGAGGAGTGTTTCGACGGTCGTTTCGGAAAGGCCGGCGATACGGTCGTTCTCGAAGAATACCTTTCCGGGCCGGAGTGCTCGCTTCTCGCGTTCATCGAGGGCAATACGATGGTTCCTCTCGCTCCCGCACAAGATCACAAACGGGTCGGAGAGGGTGATACCGGTCCGAATACGGGAGGAATGGGCGTGTATTCGCCTCTGCCGCTACTGTATCGCGACGAGTATCTTTCGATGCTCGATATGATGCAAAGAGTCGCCGATGCGCTTGTTGCAGAAGGTATCGATTTTCGCGGGGTTCTGTATGGTGGGTTCATGCTGACCGAAGAAGGACCGAAAGTTCTCGAATTCAATGTTCGTTTCGGAGATCCGGAGACGCAGGTCCTTCTCCCTCGTTTGAAAACGGACTTGGTGGAGGTCTTGCTGGCGGTCGCCTCCGGCGATTTGGCCAGTGTGAACTTGCGCTGGGATATGCTTGAAGGGGTCAGCGTCGTCATGGCTTCGAAGGGGTATCCCGCCTCGATTGAAAAAGGATTCGAAATCACCGGAATCGACTGCGCCGAGGAAATCGAAGATGTTTCGGTTTTCCAAGCCGGTACCGCCGTGGATGCAAAAGGGCGCCTCGTTACCTCGGGCGGGCGCGTTCTCAATGTCACCGCTCTTGCGCCGAGCTTCGAAGAGGCGATCGACAAGGTTTACCGCGCCGTGAAAGAGATTACATTCGATGGGGCTTTTTACCGCAGGGATATCGGGCAAAAAGCGCTTACTCCTCGAAAGGAGCTTTAA
- a CDS encoding coproporphyrinogen III oxidase family protein: MLAERLISGVMRKENQRLLMLEPADVIAYPKPVPGRTYMLYVHIPFCESLCPYCSFNRFPYNEERAVRYFKHLRTEMKIVSEAGYDFESLYIGGGTPTINIEELVKTIDMAKELFSIKEVSAETNPNHLHPKWIEPLQGRIDRFSVGVQSFDDGLLKQMDRFKKYGSAEEIVKRLKSIEGAFPSMNVDMIFNFPTQTPEMLAHDLEIIKETGCNQTTFYPLMASPAVEESLKRTVGKVDYAREARYYQMITEGLSDKFTPASAWTFSRTGGGMIDEYIVDYEEYIGIGSGAMSFVNGTLFVNSFSLKMYGERVEEGLPSIMQKRVFTKHDLMRYRFLMQLFGLSLDREAFKRDFGVPIEKGLAIEINYMRAVGAFEKYDEKEITLTSKGRYLLVAMMRQFFIGVNNVRDSARAAISGEERKLLFGAGTPYSVDEAGEE, encoded by the coding sequence GTGCTTGCGGAAAGACTGATTTCTGGTGTCATGCGTAAAGAAAATCAACGGTTGCTCATGTTGGAACCGGCAGATGTCATCGCGTATCCGAAGCCGGTTCCCGGACGGACCTATATGCTGTATGTGCATATTCCTTTCTGCGAAAGTTTGTGCCCGTACTGCTCGTTTAATCGATTCCCTTACAACGAGGAACGCGCAGTTCGTTATTTCAAACACTTACGCACCGAGATGAAAATCGTTTCCGAAGCCGGATACGATTTCGAATCTCTTTACATCGGTGGCGGAACTCCCACAATCAATATCGAAGAACTGGTGAAAACCATCGACATGGCCAAGGAGCTTTTTTCCATTAAAGAGGTCTCCGCCGAAACGAACCCCAACCACCTCCATCCGAAATGGATCGAGCCGTTGCAGGGGCGAATCGATCGGTTCAGCGTCGGCGTCCAAAGTTTCGATGACGGTTTGCTCAAGCAGATGGATCGTTTCAAAAAGTACGGATCGGCGGAAGAAATCGTCAAGCGCCTCAAGTCCATCGAAGGGGCTTTTCCCTCGATGAATGTCGATATGATTTTCAACTTCCCGACGCAAACCCCCGAAATGTTGGCACATGATCTCGAGATCATCAAAGAAACCGGCTGCAATCAAACGACGTTTTATCCTCTGATGGCTTCACCGGCGGTTGAAGAGTCGCTTAAGCGGACTGTCGGGAAAGTCGACTACGCCCGAGAAGCTCGGTATTATCAGATGATCACCGAGGGGCTCAGCGATAAATTCACGCCGGCAAGCGCTTGGACGTTTTCTCGAACCGGTGGCGGTATGATTGACGAATACATCGTCGATTATGAGGAATACATCGGTATCGGCTCCGGCGCGATGAGCTTTGTCAACGGAACGCTGTTCGTCAATTCATTTTCTTTGAAGATGTATGGCGAAAGGGTTGAAGAGGGCCTGCCGAGTATCATGCAAAAACGCGTGTTCACCAAGCATGATCTCATGCGCTATCGGTTCCTGATGCAACTGTTCGGACTCAGTCTCGACCGAGAGGCATTCAAGCGTGATTTCGGTGTCCCGATCGAGAAAGGTCTTGCCATCGAAATCAATTACATGCGTGCCGTCGGTGCGTTTGAAAAATATGATGAAAAAGAAATCACGCTCACATCGAAAGGGCGCTATCTGCTCGTCGCGATGATGCGTCAATTCTTCATCGGTGTGAACAACGTTCGTGACTCGGCGCGGGCCGCAATAAGCGGTGAAGAGCGCAAGCTCTTGTTCGGCGCCGGCACCCCGTATTCCGTCGATGAAGCAGGAGAGGAATAA
- the purE gene encoding 5-(carboxyamino)imidazole ribonucleotide mutase, with the protein MITQAPLVGIIMGSKSDEEVVSQCAAQLEDLGVPYEMIIASAHRDPEKVHAWAQGAADRGIKVLIAAAGKAAHLGGVVAAYTPLPVIALPMKTSDLGGLDSLLSMVQMPTGVPVACVAINGAKNAAILATQMLGTSMPEYRETIIAYKKSMV; encoded by the coding sequence ATGATAACACAGGCACCTCTTGTAGGAATCATCATGGGCTCGAAGTCGGATGAGGAAGTGGTGTCACAGTGCGCCGCTCAACTCGAAGACCTCGGGGTTCCCTATGAAATGATCATCGCAAGTGCCCACCGCGACCCCGAGAAAGTGCACGCGTGGGCGCAAGGCGCCGCAGACCGCGGCATTAAGGTGCTCATTGCCGCCGCAGGGAAAGCGGCCCATCTCGGCGGAGTGGTTGCCGCATACACGCCGCTTCCCGTGATTGCGCTACCGATGAAGACGAGCGATTTGGGCGGTCTTGATTCTTTGCTTTCGATGGTCCAGATGCCGACGGGAGTTCCCGTGGCGTGTGTGGCGATAAACGGTGCGAAAAATGCGGCGATTTTAGCGACTCAGATGCTCGGCACTTCGATGCCCGAATACAGAGAAACGATTATCGCTTACAAAAAATCTATGGTGTGA